One Granulicella sp. 5B5 DNA window includes the following coding sequences:
- a CDS encoding response regulator transcription factor has product MKRPVLSPVLGHVLLLGFVGGVLIAVLRWSEYQFLVIEHSLEIYGALVAVIFAGFGIWLGIKLTKPREKVVLREVLVPAEAPVSFAVNQGQLDVLGITPRELEILSLIAQGLSNREIAGRLFVSENTVKTHCSRAFDKLGARRRTQAVQLGKQLGLLP; this is encoded by the coding sequence ATGAAGCGTCCTGTTCTCAGCCCCGTCCTTGGCCATGTCCTGCTTTTGGGGTTCGTTGGTGGCGTGCTGATCGCTGTCCTGCGCTGGTCGGAGTATCAGTTCCTGGTCATCGAGCACTCGCTGGAGATTTATGGGGCTCTTGTTGCCGTCATCTTCGCTGGCTTCGGGATTTGGTTGGGGATCAAGCTGACCAAGCCCCGCGAGAAAGTCGTGCTGCGCGAGGTACTGGTTCCTGCCGAAGCGCCGGTCTCTTTTGCGGTGAACCAGGGACAGCTCGATGTGCTGGGGATTACGCCCCGTGAGCTCGAGATCCTCAGCCTCATCGCGCAAGGCCTAAGCAACCGCGAAATCGCCGGGCGGCTCTTCGTCAGCGAGAATACCGTCAAGACCCATTGCAGCCGCGCCTTCGACAAGCTGGGTGCGCGACGCCGGACGCAGGCGGTGCAGCTCGGCAAGCAGTTAGGACTGCTCCCGTAG
- a CDS encoding TonB-dependent receptor yields MFLRKQTMKMWIYTTAAAIGLAPGAMTMAAQTAAAVPMATAQAAPASAGTRVHGTVVDPDGSLIPGAKVTLTPSKGAAAKQMSSGSDGTYSLTVPPGTYTLVVQMPGFATYSALNMKVLPGVAGQTFDVKMQVGTDVTINVDDTAAQLSVDPDSNASATVLAGKDLDALSDDPDDLQSELEALAGPAAGPNGAQFYIDGFTGGQLPPKQSIREIRINQNPFSAQYDKPGFGRVEIFTKPGSDQFHGGFQFNANDNALNTGSPIVQAGVPQPAYHTFLLNGQISGPINKNSSFTFGGQYRDIQNNSIIDPESLYSEIANPGTPCAPGQTTGCETLNFLQYTAAVAAPQTRYDVSPRVDLALGANNTLTMRYRDEHATLNNQGIGGIQLPDNAYTATQGEQDVQISENATLSQKVINEIHFEWQRSSTADTPLNTTPQLSVAGGFVTGGDASTGTTKDVQNHFEYQNYTSIALAHNFIRFGGRVRQTFDTNTTNANSNGSFTFLSTATATALQNYINGTPSQFSIVTYNQPTTKATTVDAGLYAEDDWKPKPNVTFSYGVRYETQNFIHDKADFAPRVALAYGVGKKKSGGPAVVVRAGFGLFYDRLALGNQLDTVQENGTNQVPSTTTNVPFSNAAGSTCSTTVVTGCGATPTAGHVQTQEVQTKANFSRNYRSPYQEQTNLGADIQPFKYATVSFNYQHVVGIHQLLNANLNAAADVTDPNAPIKNTYLTEGYYRQNQFITNFNYRGSARWSLSSFYVINFDTKSDTAGVSSQPTDPYNIGADFGRASFDIKNQLFLFGSFNFPHLISVSPLVAARSGTPVNITTGEDNFGYLTNNTRPIFATAGTPGAKTFAGCGTFVDPGKSPGAPYAQIPTNYCTGPASFTTNVRISKTIGFGQKKGVAGVEQGRGPGQGGPPPGSGGPGGGGHRGGGGGGGFHGGVSSGRKYNLVLAVQFQNLFNVVDRAAPNGTLSSPSFGQLTGLAGSLFTTNDAVRRVQLSASFNF; encoded by the coding sequence ATGTTTTTGCGTAAGCAGACGATGAAGATGTGGATTTACACGACAGCCGCTGCTATAGGGCTGGCGCCGGGGGCGATGACGATGGCGGCCCAGACGGCTGCCGCAGTCCCGATGGCGACCGCGCAAGCAGCACCGGCGAGTGCGGGAACGCGCGTGCATGGCACGGTGGTCGATCCGGATGGGTCGCTGATTCCGGGCGCGAAGGTGACGCTGACGCCGAGCAAGGGAGCGGCGGCGAAGCAGATGAGCTCGGGCAGCGATGGCACGTACAGCTTGACGGTGCCTCCGGGGACGTACACGCTGGTGGTGCAGATGCCGGGGTTTGCGACGTACTCGGCGCTGAACATGAAGGTGCTGCCAGGCGTGGCGGGACAGACGTTCGACGTGAAGATGCAGGTGGGCACAGACGTGACGATCAACGTGGATGACACGGCGGCGCAGTTGTCCGTTGATCCGGACAGCAATGCCAGTGCGACAGTGCTGGCAGGCAAGGACCTGGATGCACTGTCGGACGACCCGGACGATCTGCAGAGCGAGTTGGAGGCGCTGGCCGGACCGGCGGCAGGACCGAATGGAGCGCAGTTCTACATCGATGGCTTTACGGGTGGACAGTTGCCGCCGAAGCAGTCGATCCGCGAGATCCGCATCAACCAGAACCCGTTCTCGGCACAGTATGACAAGCCGGGCTTCGGGCGCGTGGAGATCTTCACGAAGCCGGGCTCGGACCAGTTTCACGGCGGCTTTCAGTTCAACGCGAATGACAATGCATTGAATACGGGCAGCCCGATCGTGCAGGCGGGTGTGCCACAACCGGCGTACCACACGTTCTTGCTGAACGGACAGATCAGCGGGCCGATCAATAAGAACTCGTCGTTCACGTTTGGCGGCCAGTACCGCGATATTCAGAACAACTCGATCATCGATCCGGAGTCTCTCTACTCGGAGATTGCGAACCCAGGAACACCGTGCGCGCCGGGACAGACGACGGGTTGCGAGACACTGAACTTCCTTCAATATACGGCGGCGGTTGCCGCTCCGCAGACGCGTTATGACGTGAGTCCGCGCGTGGATCTGGCATTGGGCGCAAACAATACTTTGACGATGCGGTATCGCGACGAACATGCAACGCTGAATAATCAGGGCATCGGTGGAATCCAGTTGCCTGATAACGCTTATACGGCGACGCAAGGCGAGCAGGACGTCCAGATCAGCGAAAATGCGACACTTTCGCAGAAGGTCATCAACGAGATCCACTTTGAGTGGCAGCGCAGCTCAACGGCGGATACGCCCTTGAATACGACGCCGCAACTTTCCGTTGCCGGTGGCTTTGTGACAGGCGGCGATGCCAGCACAGGGACGACGAAAGATGTGCAGAACCACTTCGAGTACCAGAACTACACGTCCATTGCATTGGCGCACAACTTTATCCGGTTTGGCGGGCGCGTGCGGCAGACGTTTGATACGAATACGACCAATGCAAACTCAAATGGCTCTTTCACGTTCCTGAGTACTGCGACAGCGACAGCGCTGCAGAACTACATCAACGGCACGCCGAGCCAATTCTCGATTGTGACTTACAACCAGCCGACAACCAAGGCCACGACCGTGGATGCAGGCCTGTATGCAGAGGATGATTGGAAGCCGAAGCCGAATGTGACATTCAGCTACGGTGTTCGATATGAGACGCAAAACTTCATCCATGACAAGGCAGACTTTGCACCGCGTGTGGCGCTGGCCTACGGCGTAGGCAAGAAGAAGAGCGGTGGGCCGGCTGTAGTGGTGCGCGCGGGATTTGGTTTGTTCTATGACCGCCTGGCCCTGGGCAACCAGTTGGACACGGTGCAGGAGAACGGCACGAACCAAGTGCCATCGACGACAACGAACGTACCGTTCAGCAATGCGGCTGGTTCTACCTGCTCCACGACGGTGGTGACTGGTTGCGGCGCGACGCCGACTGCGGGCCATGTGCAGACGCAAGAGGTGCAGACGAAGGCGAACTTCTCGAGGAACTATCGCTCGCCTTACCAGGAGCAGACGAACCTGGGAGCCGACATTCAGCCGTTCAAGTATGCGACGGTCTCGTTCAACTATCAGCATGTGGTCGGCATTCATCAGTTGTTGAATGCCAACCTGAATGCAGCAGCGGATGTGACAGACCCGAACGCGCCGATCAAAAACACATATTTGACCGAGGGCTACTATCGGCAGAACCAGTTCATTACGAACTTCAATTACCGCGGTTCGGCCCGTTGGTCGCTGTCGAGCTTCTATGTGATCAACTTCGATACGAAGTCGGATACGGCGGGCGTGAGCAGCCAGCCCACGGACCCTTACAACATTGGTGCAGATTTCGGTCGCGCGAGCTTTGACATCAAGAACCAGCTGTTTTTGTTCGGCAGCTTCAACTTCCCGCACCTGATCTCGGTCTCGCCGCTGGTGGCGGCGCGCTCGGGAACGCCAGTAAACATCACGACGGGTGAAGATAACTTCGGCTACCTGACGAACAACACGCGCCCCATCTTTGCGACGGCTGGTACGCCGGGGGCAAAGACATTTGCGGGCTGCGGCACCTTCGTCGATCCAGGCAAGAGCCCCGGCGCGCCGTACGCGCAGATTCCGACGAACTATTGCACGGGGCCGGCGTCGTTTACGACGAACGTGCGTATCAGTAAGACGATCGGTTTCGGGCAGAAGAAGGGCGTGGCTGGTGTTGAGCAGGGCCGCGGTCCTGGCCAGGGCGGTCCTCCTCCGGGTAGTGGCGGGCCGGGCGGTGGTGGTCATCGCGGCGGTGGTGGCGGTGGCGGATTCCATGGCGGCGTCTCCAGCGGCCGGAAGTACAACCTGGTGCTAGCGGTGCAGTTCCAGAACCTGTTCAACGTAGTGGACCGCGCCGCGCCTAACGGCACGTTGAGCTCGCCAAGCTTTGGACAGCTGACAGGATTGGCTGGATCACTGTTTACCACCAACGATGCTGTTCGGCGCGTGCAGCTGTCGGCTTCGTTCAACTTCTAA
- a CDS encoding UBP-type zinc finger domain-containing protein yields MACHHFDDVDAELKKIPSARVSHARGCPECLAMGSGWVHLRECLICGHVGCCDSSPNKHATKHFHTSKHPVMRSVEPGESWGWCFVDEVMAEL; encoded by the coding sequence ATGGCATGTCATCACTTTGACGATGTGGATGCGGAGTTGAAGAAGATTCCGAGTGCGCGGGTGAGCCATGCGCGGGGCTGTCCGGAGTGCCTCGCGATGGGGTCGGGGTGGGTGCATCTGCGTGAGTGCCTGATCTGTGGGCATGTAGGGTGCTGTGACTCGTCGCCGAACAAACATGCGACCAAGCACTTTCATACGAGCAAGCATCCGGTGATGCGGTCAGTGGAGCCGGGCGAGAGCTGGGGATGGTGCTTTGTGGATGAGGTGATGGCGGAGCTTTGA
- a CDS encoding VOC family protein, translating to MAETTIVPWVSVKKGRGVEAVAFYERAFGAQRLLLIDNEKGVVARMAVGGAEFWLADEDVEHRNVSPESVHAVTTRLILMVSDPDALWERAVAEGAVPICPMKDDHGWRVGGVRDPFGHHWEMAREDKGGS from the coding sequence ATGGCGGAGACGACGATTGTTCCCTGGGTTTCGGTGAAGAAGGGGCGCGGTGTGGAGGCGGTTGCGTTCTATGAGCGGGCGTTTGGGGCGCAGCGGTTGTTGTTGATCGACAATGAGAAGGGTGTCGTTGCGAGGATGGCGGTGGGTGGCGCGGAGTTCTGGCTGGCGGATGAGGATGTCGAGCATCGGAACGTGAGCCCGGAGAGCGTGCATGCGGTGACGACGCGGCTGATCCTGATGGTGAGTGATCCGGATGCTCTGTGGGAGCGCGCGGTGGCAGAGGGTGCGGTGCCGATCTGTCCGATGAAGGATGATCATGGGTGGAGGGTCGGCGGAGTGCGCGACCCGTTCGGGCATCATTGGGAGATGGCGCGAGAAGACAAGGGCGGTAGTTGA
- a CDS encoding sensor histidine kinase, whose protein sequence is MLVAPTPDNDAERLATLHSYGILDSPPEQGYDDVTALATYFCETPYSTITFVDRDRQWSKSEVGFGTNESSRSDGFCAYAIFRPETLIIEDTLLDPRFSKNPLVLDGPQIRFYAGAPIMAPNGHVLGMVCVFDNRPRQLSSAQIAALESLARQVQALLEQRKAVARLEAALVLSKKTERHLGELAAIVDSSDDAILSKDLNGIITSWNTGAIRILGYSPEEMIGASILKLIPEEFHSDEAIIIGKIRAGERIEHFETVRLTKDGRRLNVSITVSPIRDDHGRVIGASKILRDISDRKRIESSLLQSEKIAAAGRMASTIAHEVNNPLEAITNLLYLLRPSVTDSAGIEYLATAESEIARVSHIAKQTLGFYREHTAAVATSLSELVQHASTIYEPRCATNGITIEKSLTSTKALVLRRGEMMQVVSNLIANSIYAMPSGGMLFISVGDADGVNGDLVVTIRDTGVGIAPKDMPSVFEAFYTTRSTIGTGIGLFVAKQFVEGHGGRIEIESNQSADRHGTTVRIHLPRVTLYDIARGQ, encoded by the coding sequence ATGCTTGTCGCACCAACTCCGGACAACGATGCGGAACGATTAGCGACCCTGCACTCGTACGGCATTCTCGATAGTCCGCCGGAACAGGGTTACGATGACGTGACGGCGCTGGCGACGTACTTTTGTGAGACCCCCTACTCCACCATCACCTTCGTCGATAGAGATCGCCAATGGTCTAAGTCCGAAGTTGGTTTTGGAACGAATGAGTCCAGTCGTTCGGATGGCTTTTGCGCCTACGCTATCTTTCGCCCGGAAACTCTGATCATCGAAGATACTCTTCTAGATCCGCGCTTCTCGAAGAATCCGCTCGTGTTGGACGGACCACAGATTCGTTTCTACGCCGGTGCCCCGATTATGGCTCCGAACGGTCACGTCCTCGGGATGGTTTGCGTCTTCGACAACAGGCCCCGTCAACTCTCTTCAGCGCAAATTGCAGCCCTTGAGTCACTGGCGAGGCAGGTTCAAGCATTGCTGGAGCAACGTAAAGCGGTAGCGCGCCTGGAAGCGGCGCTCGTGCTTTCAAAAAAGACTGAGCGGCATCTGGGTGAACTAGCCGCTATCGTGGACTCGTCGGATGACGCCATTCTGAGCAAAGATCTCAACGGGATCATTACAAGTTGGAATACGGGAGCAATCCGAATTTTGGGCTATAGCCCTGAAGAAATGATTGGGGCTTCGATTCTGAAGCTCATTCCCGAGGAATTTCACTCCGACGAAGCGATCATCATTGGAAAAATACGCGCAGGAGAACGTATCGAGCATTTCGAAACAGTGCGTCTCACGAAGGACGGACGGCGTCTGAATGTCTCAATCACCGTTTCGCCTATCAGAGACGATCATGGACGAGTGATTGGCGCCTCCAAAATCCTGCGTGACATCTCAGACCGAAAACGAATCGAAAGTTCGCTGCTGCAGTCCGAGAAGATCGCCGCTGCGGGGAGAATGGCTTCAACAATTGCGCATGAGGTCAACAACCCTCTCGAAGCCATCACGAACCTACTCTACCTTCTGCGGCCCTCGGTCACTGACTCTGCAGGAATCGAGTATCTTGCCACTGCCGAAAGCGAAATTGCGCGCGTCTCCCATATCGCCAAACAAACACTAGGCTTCTACCGCGAGCACACAGCCGCCGTTGCAACTTCACTTTCCGAACTGGTCCAACACGCCAGCACGATCTATGAACCACGTTGCGCGACTAACGGAATCACCATCGAAAAATCTCTCACCTCAACGAAGGCGCTGGTATTACGACGGGGAGAGATGATGCAAGTTGTCTCCAACTTGATCGCGAATTCAATATACGCAATGCCGTCGGGAGGCATGCTGTTCATTTCAGTTGGTGATGCTGACGGCGTGAATGGCGATCTGGTCGTAACCATCAGGGATACTGGAGTTGGAATTGCACCTAAAGACATGCCCTCGGTCTTCGAGGCCTTTTATACGACCCGCAGTACGATCGGGACCGGGATTGGCTTATTTGTCGCAAAGCAGTTCGTCGAGGGGCACGGTGGCCGGATTGAGATTGAAAGCAACCAAAGCGCGGACAGGCACGGAACGACCGTTCGCATTCATCTGCCACGAGTAACGTTGTATGACATTGCTCGTGGACAGTGA
- the rph gene encoding ribonuclease PH, whose protein sequence is MEQVFRSEERGAAEARPLKLTPGFVATAEGSVLIEVGHTRVLCNASVENGVPGWMRNSGRGWVTAEYGMLPRATLTRSPREAEKGKIGGRTHEIQRLIGRSLRSVVDMKLLGERTVILDCDVLQADGGTRTAAITGACAALAIALGRLVDAGTIKESPLKEMVAATSVGIVDGRVLLDLDYSEDSRAEVDMNVVMTSGGGLVETQATAEKGTYSRAQLNEMLDVAEAGIKELLAAQRVVAGLK, encoded by the coding sequence ATGGAACAGGTGTTTCGCAGTGAGGAACGGGGAGCGGCGGAGGCAAGGCCGCTGAAGCTGACGCCGGGGTTTGTGGCCACGGCCGAGGGGTCAGTGCTGATTGAGGTGGGGCACACGCGGGTGCTGTGCAATGCGAGCGTGGAGAACGGGGTGCCGGGGTGGATGCGGAACTCGGGACGCGGTTGGGTGACGGCAGAGTATGGGATGCTGCCGCGGGCGACGCTGACTCGGAGTCCCCGGGAGGCTGAGAAGGGCAAGATCGGTGGGCGGACGCATGAGATCCAGCGCCTGATTGGGCGGAGCCTGCGCAGCGTGGTGGACATGAAGCTGCTGGGCGAGCGGACGGTGATTCTGGACTGCGATGTGCTGCAGGCCGATGGCGGGACGCGGACGGCGGCGATTACGGGAGCCTGTGCGGCGCTGGCGATTGCGCTGGGGAGGCTGGTGGATGCCGGGACAATCAAGGAGAGCCCGCTAAAGGAGATGGTGGCGGCGACGAGCGTAGGGATTGTGGACGGGCGCGTGTTGCTGGATCTGGACTACTCGGAGGATTCGCGGGCCGAGGTGGATATGAATGTGGTGATGACGTCGGGCGGCGGGCTGGTGGAGACGCAGGCAACGGCGGAGAAGGGGACGTATTCGCGGGCGCAGTTGAACGAGATGCTGGATGTGGCCGAGGCAGGGATCAAGGAGCTGCTGGCGGCGCAAAGGGTTGTGGCTGGGTTGAAGTAG
- a CDS encoding CocE/NonD family hydrolase: MRGAKIAAAVWMCVAGVMAAQTKPAQTAEQARDSRIAEMLKDYHGPEYERAEVMIPMRDGVTLHTIILRPVGSEKSGAPLPFLMTRTPYGVDGDTPTTVKLGKPELAESGYIYVEQDIRGRYESGGKFVMNRPIVAHTTKDDVDETTDTRDTIDWLLKHVPNNNGRVGVLGVSYPGFLSMMAGIDAHPAVKAISPQAPMTNIWLGDDFFHNGAFRETYGFDYVQELEAQKTDVRANSKEDQYDFFLSHVNFEGAAKAAGMTELPTAKVFLSQPSYVKFWRDMAVEPHLHEPEVPTLEVGGYWDQEDMWGTQAEYAALRPHEPADETGETTGAHKVYLVLGPWNHGGWSRGPGDELGGKFGTVMFGDEKTGAYYRTKIEAPFFEWYLKDKPGFDLKDTASFRTGENQWHRYAVWPPKQGFHEQDAYLDPAGKLGFAKPSAEKKSASYVADPANPIPYRHRPVQSTYGVGSTWRTWLVEDQRFVSDRKDLANFSTAELKSPVTVTGDVVADLKAATTGTDGDWIVKLVDVYPASEGGYQLMVAEEILRGRYRKSFTDPEPVKAGEVTEYKWSLHGVDHTFLPGHKMMVEVQSSWFPLYDRNPQTYVENIMKAPADAYKAETITIYDGSRLELPMADGVSLP, translated from the coding sequence ATGCGCGGAGCGAAGATAGCGGCGGCGGTGTGGATGTGTGTGGCGGGTGTGATGGCGGCGCAGACGAAGCCGGCACAGACTGCCGAACAGGCGCGGGATTCGCGGATCGCAGAGATGTTGAAGGACTATCACGGGCCGGAGTATGAGCGGGCCGAGGTGATGATCCCGATGCGCGATGGCGTGACGCTGCACACGATCATCCTGCGGCCGGTGGGCAGCGAGAAGAGCGGAGCGCCGCTGCCGTTTCTGATGACGCGGACGCCGTATGGCGTGGATGGGGATACGCCGACGACGGTGAAGCTGGGCAAGCCGGAGCTGGCGGAGAGCGGGTACATCTATGTGGAGCAGGACATCCGCGGGCGGTATGAGTCGGGTGGGAAGTTTGTGATGAACAGACCGATCGTTGCGCACACGACGAAGGACGACGTGGACGAGACGACGGACACGCGCGACACGATCGACTGGCTGCTGAAGCATGTGCCGAACAACAATGGGCGCGTGGGTGTGCTGGGAGTGAGCTATCCGGGGTTCCTGTCAATGATGGCGGGGATCGATGCGCATCCGGCGGTGAAGGCGATCAGCCCGCAGGCGCCGATGACCAACATCTGGCTGGGCGATGACTTCTTCCATAACGGGGCGTTTCGCGAGACGTATGGGTTCGACTACGTGCAGGAGTTGGAGGCGCAGAAGACGGACGTTCGCGCGAACTCGAAGGAGGACCAGTACGACTTCTTTCTGAGCCACGTGAATTTCGAGGGCGCGGCGAAGGCGGCGGGGATGACGGAGCTGCCGACGGCTAAGGTGTTCCTGTCGCAGCCGAGCTATGTGAAGTTCTGGCGCGATATGGCGGTGGAGCCGCATCTGCATGAGCCGGAGGTGCCGACTCTGGAGGTGGGCGGGTACTGGGACCAGGAAGATATGTGGGGCACGCAAGCGGAGTATGCGGCGTTGCGGCCGCATGAGCCGGCGGATGAGACTGGCGAGACGACCGGGGCGCACAAGGTGTACCTGGTGCTGGGACCGTGGAACCATGGTGGGTGGTCACGCGGGCCGGGCGATGAGCTGGGCGGGAAGTTTGGCACGGTGATGTTCGGTGACGAGAAGACCGGCGCTTACTACCGGACGAAGATTGAGGCACCGTTCTTCGAGTGGTATCTGAAGGACAAGCCAGGGTTCGACTTGAAGGACACGGCGAGCTTCCGGACGGGGGAGAACCAGTGGCACCGCTATGCGGTGTGGCCTCCCAAGCAGGGGTTCCATGAGCAGGATGCGTATCTCGATCCGGCAGGGAAGCTGGGGTTTGCGAAGCCGAGTGCGGAGAAGAAGTCGGCTTCGTATGTGGCTGACCCTGCGAACCCGATTCCGTACCGGCACCGGCCGGTGCAGTCGACGTATGGTGTGGGTTCGACGTGGCGGACGTGGCTGGTGGAGGACCAGCGTTTTGTGAGCGACCGCAAGGACCTGGCGAACTTCTCGACGGCGGAGCTGAAGAGCCCTGTGACGGTGACGGGTGATGTGGTCGCCGACCTGAAGGCGGCGACGACAGGTACGGATGGCGACTGGATTGTGAAGCTGGTCGATGTGTATCCGGCGAGTGAGGGCGGGTATCAGCTGATGGTGGCCGAGGAGATTCTGCGGGGGCGGTACCGGAAGAGCTTTACCGATCCCGAGCCGGTGAAGGCTGGCGAGGTGACCGAGTACAAGTGGAGCCTGCATGGCGTGGACCACACGTTTCTGCCGGGGCACAAGATGATGGTGGAGGTGCAGTCGAGCTGGTTTCCGCTGTACGACCGCAACCCGCAGACGTATGTGGAGAACATTATGAAGGCGCCGGCGGACGCGTATAAGGCGGAGACGATCACGATCTACGATGGAAGCAGGCTGGAGCTGCCGATGGCGGATGGTGTATCGCTGCCTTAG
- a CDS encoding mechanosensitive ion channel domain-containing protein, with protein MKGSRGRNTVQGGGTESPLLGKFARTTLTVLLVALGIGLAIAWRTNDAMADLPFLRKGMRGQEKTLVDETPWKTAQTLAALAVSQEELTFARQAERLADHEVDQAFATALREQNLKQRTLTGEALELQKKVTQLTALVASDQVALNSVAKGSDDEDIAKAQLGLDQDQLDDAKGDLARASGDERGAIQQELTAREASMKQYDAAGGVGNGQVAVLAVSRYRTLSGLVTAWRSQNNRYALVLQAQAAAQSDAANLTTQHNALEQAATTSGNSAAANAGTMASSDRLTGLKRMALQRELVTLYDDRIATENRLADVYGRWATQLTLQHRIVAHLIVVQVMIVLVILIIGIVLSALARRIAERETADRRRARTLSWIARLSVQGVMLLAILMVVFGSPSQLSTVIGLVTAGLTVALQDFILAFVGWFILMGKSGVGVGDAVEINGVSGEVVEIGVFRTTLLETGNWASAGHPTGRRVAFNNKYAISGQYFNFSTSGQWLWDEFTVTVPVDQDVAATMGRVLKTVTEATAEDAKAAEAEWAQVSRQRGLSQFSAEPAVNVRPAGSGAELVVRYVTRAAGRFERRSSLSELVLKTLRVEAPAK; from the coding sequence ATGAAGGGTTCTCGGGGCAGGAATACTGTGCAGGGTGGGGGGACGGAGTCGCCGCTGCTGGGCAAGTTTGCGCGGACGACGTTGACGGTGTTGTTGGTGGCGCTGGGGATTGGGCTGGCGATTGCATGGCGGACGAACGATGCGATGGCGGACCTCCCGTTCCTGCGCAAGGGGATGCGCGGCCAGGAGAAGACCCTGGTGGATGAGACTCCGTGGAAGACGGCGCAGACGCTGGCGGCGCTGGCCGTGTCTCAGGAGGAGTTGACGTTTGCGCGGCAGGCGGAGCGCCTGGCAGACCATGAGGTGGACCAGGCGTTCGCGACGGCGTTGCGCGAGCAGAACCTAAAGCAGCGGACGCTGACGGGCGAGGCGCTGGAGCTACAGAAGAAGGTGACGCAGCTGACGGCGCTGGTGGCGAGCGATCAGGTGGCGCTGAACAGTGTGGCGAAGGGCAGCGATGACGAGGACATTGCGAAGGCGCAGCTGGGGCTCGACCAGGACCAGCTGGACGATGCGAAGGGCGACCTGGCGCGGGCGAGCGGCGATGAGCGCGGCGCGATCCAGCAGGAACTGACGGCGCGCGAGGCGTCGATGAAGCAGTATGACGCGGCGGGTGGCGTGGGCAATGGGCAGGTGGCGGTGCTCGCGGTGTCGCGGTACCGGACGCTGTCGGGGCTGGTTACGGCGTGGCGCAGCCAGAACAACCGCTATGCGCTGGTGCTGCAGGCGCAGGCAGCGGCGCAGAGCGATGCCGCGAACCTGACGACTCAGCACAATGCGTTGGAGCAGGCGGCCACGACGAGCGGCAACAGCGCGGCTGCGAATGCGGGGACGATGGCGAGCTCCGACCGGTTGACCGGGTTGAAGCGGATGGCTCTGCAGCGTGAGCTAGTGACGCTGTATGACGACCGCATAGCGACCGAGAACCGGCTGGCCGATGTGTATGGGCGGTGGGCGACGCAGCTTACGCTGCAGCACCGGATTGTGGCGCACCTGATTGTGGTGCAGGTGATGATCGTGCTGGTGATCCTGATTATAGGGATCGTGCTGAGTGCGCTGGCGCGGCGGATTGCGGAGCGTGAGACGGCCGACCGGCGAAGGGCGCGGACGCTGAGCTGGATTGCTCGGTTGAGCGTTCAGGGCGTGATGTTGCTGGCTATCCTGATGGTGGTGTTTGGTTCGCCGAGCCAGTTGTCGACGGTGATTGGGCTGGTGACAGCTGGGTTGACGGTGGCATTGCAGGACTTCATCCTGGCGTTTGTGGGGTGGTTCATCCTGATGGGTAAGAGCGGCGTTGGCGTCGGCGATGCGGTGGAGATCAACGGCGTTTCGGGAGAGGTGGTTGAGATTGGCGTGTTTCGAACGACGCTGCTGGAGACGGGGAACTGGGCGTCGGCGGGGCACCCGACGGGGCGGCGGGTGGCGTTCAACAACAAGTATGCGATCAGTGGGCAGTACTTCAACTTCTCGACTTCTGGGCAGTGGTTGTGGGACGAGTTTACGGTGACGGTTCCGGTGGACCAGGATGTGGCCGCGACGATGGGCCGGGTGCTGAAGACGGTGACCGAGGCGACGGCTGAGGACGCCAAGGCGGCGGAGGCGGAGTGGGCGCAGGTGTCGCGGCAGCGGGGGCTGAGCCAGTTCTCGGCTGAGCCGGCGGTGAATGTGCGGCCGGCGGGCAGCGGCGCGGAGCTCGTGGTTCGGTATGTGACGCGGGCAGCGGGACGCTTTGAGCGGCGAAGCTCGCTGTCGGAGCTGGTGCTGAAGACGCTGCGGGTTGAGGCGCCGGCGAAGTAG
- a CDS encoding CDGSH iron-sulfur domain-containing protein — protein MSEATVHITVRPNGPLRVEGHIVLKDADGKEWDLTGKPAVSLCRCGMSEKRPFCDGAHSRNNWVCETSPVPSNLT, from the coding sequence ATGTCAGAAGCGACAGTGCATATTACGGTGCGTCCGAATGGGCCGCTGCGGGTGGAAGGGCACATTGTGCTGAAGGACGCCGACGGCAAAGAGTGGGACCTGACGGGCAAGCCGGCGGTCAGCCTGTGCCGCTGCGGGATGAGCGAGAAGCGCCCGTTCTGCGATGGGGCGCACTCGCGGAATAACTGGGTCTGTGAGACGAGCCCGGTGCCGAGCAACCTGACCTAA